ATCGGCCGCGGTCCCGAGAATCCGGTCCGATAGCGGAACGGGTCTCCGAGCCGGTCGCCGACCCGGTCACCGATCCGGTTCGCGTCCAGGCAGGCGCTACAGCGACAACTCGGCGGGCGCCGGCGGCATCGCGCGCTTGTGTTTCGAGGACTCGTACAGCTCCTCGACGCGGGCGATCTCCTCGGCGGTCACGTCGAGCGCGCGGACGGTCGCGGCCGTCGACAGCGGGCCGTCGACGTGGAGCGCGAGCACTGCATCGAGGGTGTCGTAGTCGAGCCCCATCTCCTCCTCGTCGGTCTGGCCGGTCCACATCTCCGCCGAGGGCGTCTTCATCACCAGGTCGTGCGGGACGCCGGCGTGGGCCGCGAGCTGGCGGACCTGCTGTTTGTAGAGGTTCCCGAGCGGGTTGCAGTCGACAGCGCCGTCGCCGTACTTCGTGAAGTAGCCCGTGAGCGCCTCGCTGCGGTTGCCCGTCCCGAGGACGAGGCGGTCGTCGGCGTTGGCGGCGAAGTAGTTGCAGACGGCTCGCACGCGAACGCGGACGTTGCTCTCGGCCATTTTCTCGTCGGCCGCCTCCGGGAGCGCGTCGTAGAACGCCTCGGCGATGGGCTCGATCTCGATCACGTCGTAGGCGATCCCGAGGTCCTCGGCGACGCGCTCGGCGTCGCTCATGTTCTCTGCGGTGTTCACCGACCCGGGCATCACCAAGCCCCGAACGCTGTCGGCGCCGAGGGCGTCGACCGCGAGGTACGCGACCGTCGTCGAGTCGATCCCGCCCGACAGCCCGAGCACCGCCCCGTCGGCGCCGGCGGCGTCGACCTGGTCGGCGATGAAGTCGGTGAGGTGCGCGTGTACCCGGTCGAGTTCGGCGTCGGACAGGCGCAGGTCCAACGGGGTCGATTCCTCGTCCAACAGGACGGATTCGCTCATCGGACACGGGTAGGTCGGCGCCGAACTAATAGCTCCCTCGTGTCCGCGGATCGTGGACGTGCGTCCAGTTCCGTGGCGACGCCGGCGACCGATTAGTTGAAGTGTTGCGATGGGGAACGTGGATGTACACGCGAGCGCCACGTCGCCCGTGGGACGGCGAGCGAGCGCCGTTGGTGAGCGATTCCGGAGGAATCGCGAGCCTCGGGGCGCGAGCGAACGAAGTGAGTGAGCGCGCCGTTGCGTTACGGAGTGAAGCGACGTAACGCTCGGGGCGAACGAGCAAAGCGAGTGAGCGCCGTTGGTCCAGTGGTAGGACAAAGCCTTCCCAAGGCTTTAGCCCGGGTTCAATTCCCGGACGGCGCACTACTCTTTCACTCGGTCGGCCCATACCAGAATCTCCCGAGCCAATGGAGCGGCAGGTAAACGGGAATTGATGTGTGCAATTTCTCACCCGCCGCGTAAATCTAACTCGCAATTACTGTTACCGTTTTGTAATTAACTAGCCCTCATATATAAAGAGAAGCAGGAATCCGCCGTTTGAGATAGTCGGCTACGATATGGATTTGGCCAGTGTGTGCAATTCCTAGTCGTGCGAATCCGCACCGACGGTAACAAATCGTATCGAACCCGGCTATACGACCGAGCGGCTAGATCGTGGGGAGTAGCGACCCGAGCGGATGCGATTGACAAGTCATGTCGGTTTTCTAGTCAACTAATCCCGGCGCTGGCGGAAGCGAATAGTCACCCGGACATGACCGACGACTTGCGTGAAGTGTTATCTAACCCGATCATCGAATTGACCAGAACGACCCGGTCTGAATATTCGGTGATTCTCCCCAACGGGAAAGAGATCACACGGGAACAAGCAGATATCCAACCAAACAAGTGACTGAATGCTACACTATCAGCATAAAGATAGACGGCTATGTTGCAACCCTATTTTCAACAGTATTGAGGTGAAATGGCCGATAGAAAGGGACTGCGTATTTCACAGCGGTAGTGTGACGAGACCCTTCAGTATTCAGTTTCGGTACTACATCCCATCGCTGTTGAAACGAACGAATGTTCAACTCCTTCATCGGGCTGTACATACACACCGGTTGCAGAATCGTTACAATCGAATGCCGATTGCGGTACGGTGAGTCCAGTTGTTTCATCTGAGACAGTAATAGAGGTCTCATACGCTGAAGGTGCCATAATCCCGATTTGGGCGATCCCCTGAGATGGGAACTGTAGTTCAGTGTCGATAGCAGGTTGGGAAGCTTTCTCGTCTTGGACTCGGAGTGCAATCTGTCGCCCACTATTTTGCTGATTCTCGACCACAACGTAGTGCGGGCGAATCTCGCTTGGGAGGTCCTCCCGATCTCCAACGCGAAACGTGACGAAGGGTCCTTTTGTTGACTTTACCTCTAATGGTACTTCCCACTCGCGAGAACCGCCCTCCTTTCTAGTTGCATCCGTCACTCTGGAGTGAGGCGATTGAACCGTCCCACCGGTCTTCTGTTCGCTAGTAGTCGGACTTTGAGTATCGGTCAATTCATCAGATGAACCGTTCTCTGTCGGCGTAGTAGCGCACCCGGCAAGTGTACAGACCACTGCTCCCCCAACCAATCGGAGAGCCGAACGTCGAGATTGGACCATATGTCTGATAGCTATCTAATTGGTAAGTGCTTTCTCTGTAGTCAACAGTTAATTCTGTGTTCGTCAAGGTCTGCTTCGCTAAGGCGAGGAGAGAGCGACAATAATTCTCTCACACTGTCCTCCGTCTCGGGAGCTGCTGACTGAGTCATCGTGGGTGGTGCTTCTGGTGTGAATGTTCGCTGTTCTGTGCCTGTACTTGCCGCAATTGCGTACCTATCAATGGCGATCGCTATCTGCCAACCCGCACAAGCCAAACTCCGCGCGTTACCTTCTGAGAATCCTTCCTCCGAATCCATCACCACGAACTCGTAGGAATACCCGTCTGGCCCTTGGTACTGACCGATAGCACCGTCAGTCGCTCCCAATGGTGACCAAGCCGGTTCGTGTTCCTGAGTGCCGTGAAACTCCCACGAATCGGTTGAATCTGGCAGGTAGGACTCAGGGCCAGATTCAGCCACTGCTCTCGGAGTCGAACCTGTATCTCTGCCTGAGCAGCCCGAAACAGCTGTAAGAACAGCAGTTACTCCAAGACAGAACTGTCGGCGATTCATAAATTACGCAGATGCCGTCTTAGGTAAATGCTTTCTCCGTATCGGTCAATCGAGAGTAGTGTTAATTACGTGCCCTGTATCTAACGGACTGATTCCAGGCGACTGTCCGTTAGTTGCTGTGGTCGGAATCAGTTCAGTTTTCACCCGAATCGATCTTTGCCAGTCATAGATCCAATTCCTCCTTAACGTCGGCCATCAACTCATCTTTTAATTCGCTAAGGACCGCCTCCTTCGCACCGGGGTTTTCGAGAACTTCCTTAGCGACATTCACCCCTTTGTCCTCAGACGGAGAACCTTCCCCGCGACTATCCCATAACCGCGACTCCGCGACCCGCTCCATTTGGTCCGAATCGTGTTTCAATGCGAGGCCACACGACGGACAGAAAGACGCCCCGGTTAGATCGGAGATCGGAGTATCACAGGCCGGGCAATTCTCGAATAGGTGTTTCTCCTCATCCGCTTCTTCTTCTATACCATAGTGTAGCTCAATGTCCCTAGCTTTCGATTCGTCCGAAAGACTCCCGTAGCGCGCTAGCTGTGGCGAATCCTCTCCCCACCCGACCATGTATTTAATCCACTGATCGGAAAGTCCATCCCGAATCATCCGGCGAATCGCGGTGTGTCGTAGCCGGTGCGTCTTTTGTTTGTGTTTGTCAATCCCGGCACGGTCGCCCGCCCGCTTTAGCGCCTTAGTGATACCAGATACGCCAAGAGCATCACCAAGGTCGTAGCCGTTTCCGGACCGTTGACAGACAAATAGCGCCGCCTCTGGATCCTCGGGCCATGTGGGATGTTCGTTAATCCACCGAGCGACGTAGGGCGTCGCCCATAGAAGCGGACGGTAGCCCTCCGCGCCTTTTAGTCCGATAGCTTCGGGATTTAAGTGGAATCCGCCGCTGTTTCCCTCGATTTTCACGTCTTTACATAAGACGGAACCCATAGCGGATCGCCTCTGTCCGGTGGCGAGCCACATAGCCCACATGGCGGAATCGCGGGTATTTGAGACGCCAATCAGCCGGGAGGTTTCCGAAGCCGTGAAACAATCCGCTTCGGTGATTTTGCCGTCCGAGGGTTGACCGACCCTAATATCCTCATTCCATTCTTTGCCTAAGTGGTTGAGGTAGATCGAAAGACACCGTTTGATATTACCGACGTAGCTTTCGGAATATCCGCCCGCGGGCGCACCGTCGAGTGTCCCGTTCTGCAACCCAAGGACGAAATCAGTATGGTCGGAACCATATTCGGA
This genomic stretch from Halobaculum roseum harbors:
- a CDS encoding DUF7692 domain-containing protein, coding for MRIRTDGNKSYRTRLYDRAARSWGVATRADAIDKSCRFSSQLIPALAEANSHPDMTDDLREVLSNPIIELTRTTRSEYSVILPNGKEITREQADIQPNK
- a CDS encoding NAD+ synthase — protein: MSESVLLDEESTPLDLRLSDAELDRVHAHLTDFIADQVDAAGADGAVLGLSGGIDSTTVAYLAVDALGADSVRGLVMPGSVNTAENMSDAERVAEDLGIAYDVIEIEPIAEAFYDALPEAADEKMAESNVRVRVRAVCNYFAANADDRLVLGTGNRSEALTGYFTKYGDGAVDCNPLGNLYKQQVRQLAAHAGVPHDLVMKTPSAEMWTGQTDEEEMGLDYDTLDAVLALHVDGPLSTAATVRALDVTAEEIARVEELYESSKHKRAMPPAPAELSL
- a CDS encoding tyrosine-type recombinase/integrase; amino-acid sequence: MAEATDPSGSVKKKNRAEKNLRESDGVDERDRKAILALYGMREASGDFEPSTQANLLTNLRRACELAEKPVVDWEHSEYGSDHTDFVLGLQNGTLDGAPAGGYSESYVGNIKRCLSIYLNHLGKEWNEDIRVGQPSDGKITEADCFTASETSRLIGVSNTRDSAMWAMWLATGQRRSAMGSVLCKDVKIEGNSGGFHLNPEAIGLKGAEGYRPLLWATPYVARWINEHPTWPEDPEAALFVCQRSGNGYDLGDALGVSGITKALKRAGDRAGIDKHKQKTHRLRHTAIRRMIRDGLSDQWIKYMVGWGEDSPQLARYGSLSDESKARDIELHYGIEEEADEEKHLFENCPACDTPISDLTGASFCPSCGLALKHDSDQMERVAESRLWDSRGEGSPSEDKGVNVAKEVLENPGAKEAVLSELKDELMADVKEELDL